The following is a genomic window from Candidatus Margulisiibacteriota bacterium.
ACCAGAAGTATAAAGACCAGATACTGCGCAAACAGATAATTGTTCATGGTCAGAATATCCTTTTCTTTTTCGGGAATTGTTAAGAGGTTCATAGCCGGCGGCATCAGACTTTGAATGAAAAGTATTGTAAAGATATCCGCAGAGACAAACGGTTTAAGCATAATTACCAGAAGCGGGAACAGCAGATATTTGCTGATGGAAATTTTCAGATGCAGGATTAGATCGAGATTTTTCAGGTGTTGATATTGGTCAGCAATAAATCCACCGAATACAAAAAATAATATGGGGAAAAATAAAATTGATATAATTTTGGCCAGCGGTGCCAGAAGCGGCTGCAGGCTTTGGGCATCAGGAAGAAAAGTAAAAAAATGATCGGCAATGACCAAGGCAAAAGAAAGGATAGTCGCTGTTATGGGCGGATTAATTATTTCGCTGATATGAGTTTTTTTATTCATTATCCAGTAACCCAGAGAAAAAATTATCAGGTTAAACCCCACCAGGAACAGAAACAGAAGCAGAAGCAGCTCATGATTATTGGGGAAAGCCAGTAAAACAGGGAGGGGTAAATATCCGGCATTTTGGAAGGCCAGTATATTGAAAACAAATTTTTTCTCTGTCCTGCTGTAAAAAAATAAAACAAGCAGAGCAGCCGGAACAACAAAAAAACATTGTCCGAAAATTATAATTATATTGGACAGGAAATAATTATAATTAAAATTGTTCACAGTGGAAACAAAAATAAATAGCGGCAGGAGCAGAATGAAAACGATTTTATTTAAGATAAAAAATATTTGTTTGGGGAACCATTTTTGCCATCCCGACAAAAATCCGAGAAAAGTCCAGGCGGATAATATCAGAATGGTAGGTATAAGCGTCACGGAATAAGAGATTGGATAAACAGCTCGGTTTTACTAATACCATCTTTCAGGCTTTTTATAATACTCGTACCTACTATTGCCCCGTCAGCAATTTCCAGCGCGGCTTCTACATCCTTTTTGTTCCTGATACCGAAGCCCATGGCAATCGGGATTTTTTTGATAGATCGGACTTTTTTTATGGTTGTTTTCAAACGCGACATATCGGAAATGCTGTTGCCCGTTGTGCCCAGATAAGACATTAAATAAAGATAATAATCAGCCGAGTTTACTATGGCTTTCAGGGTGCTGTCATCCAGATTTTCCGAGATCATCCAGACAGATTTTATTTTTGAATTTTTGTTTAAATAGGGTTTGATAAAACCTGATTCGTTAAAAGGAAGATCAGGTATTAAAAGCCCCCTGACTATTTTTAATTCCGAAAAGTTTTTTATAAATTTTTTCAGGCCGTAAGCATAAAGCGGATTGGCGTAGGTCATTACGGTTATTTGCAGGTCAGGGAAACGGTTTTCATTAAGTTTCAGCGCTTCATATAAATCCTGCATGGCAAAAGTATGGGACGCTTTTTCCGCGGCCTCCTGGATCACCGGGCCGTCTGCTGACGGATCGGAGAAGGGTATGCCCAGTTCGATATAGCGAATGCCTGTTTCCTGACAAAATTTTAACAGCTGAATAGTAGTATTCAGATCAGGATAACCGGCCAGTATATAAGGTATTACATCATTATTCATTTATTTCAGTTTTCTTTATCAATACTTCGCCAGGTTTAGCATGACCAATGTTTATGTCACCCTGAGCTTGACGAAGGGTGACTATCGCACTGCACTTAGATAATATTTTTAATTTATTTATGTCACTTCTTATTAATGCCTCTTTTTTCAACCTAGACCAACCTTTTATTTGTTTTTCCGCTTTAATTGCATCCCTTGGATCAGCAAATGATTGTCTATAAGCTAACTCAACTGGTTTTCTTCTGTATGTATAGCACCGGGTATCGATTCCTAAATTATGTTCATTAATACGTTTATCTACGTTATTTGTGACACCGGTATAATAAGAATTGTCGCTGCATTTTACTATATATATGTAAATATTATTCATTTTATACTTTCTCTAGGTCATGCTTTCCTTCGACAAGCTCAGGGTAAACTGGCTCAGTATGACCAATGTTTATGTCACCCTTCGTCAGGCTCAGGGTGACTCTTGCACTGCACTCTTAAACAAAAGATTCCTCGACTTCGCTCGGAATGACGCCTTTCACGTTTCACTTTTCACGTTTCACGTTTCACGCGTCACCCTTCACGCTTCACGCTTCACCCTTCACCCTTCACCCTTCACGCCCTTAACCCTTAACCCTTATCTCTTATCACTTATCTCCTAATATAATTCCCATATCCTTATCTCCCCGTCCCGAGAGATTTACAACAATAATACTGTTTTTCTTGATTTTTTCAGCCAGCTTGAAGGTATAGGCTAAAGCGTGTGAGCTTTCCAGGGCTGGCATTATGCCTTCCTTTTCTGTTAAAAGATGAAATGCTTTTTCTGCTTCCTTGTCCGAGACAGATACATATTCTGCCCGGTGTTTGTCTTTTAGAAAGCTGTGTTCAGGCCCCACACCCGGGTAATCCAGCCCGGCCGAAATCGAATGGGTGGGCGATATCTGACCTGTAGGTGTAGAAAGTAAATAAGAAAATGACCCCTGAAAAATTCCCGGATGACCTTTGCCCAGAGTGGCGCAATGCTGCCCCATTTTTTCTCCCTGTCCACCGGCTTCCACACCGATTAACCGAACAGCAGGATCTTTAATGAAAGCCGAAAATATCCCGATGGCGTTACTCCCGCCGCCCACACAGGCTATCACATAATCAGGAAGTTTTTTTTCTTTCAGCCGGATTTGTTTTTTTGCCTCCCGGCCGATAATGCTTTGAAAATATCTTACAATTTCCGGATAAGGGGCGGGTCCCATGGCCGAACCCAGTAAATAGTAAGTATTCCGCAAGTTGGAAATCCAGTCTTTAAATGTTTCGGTAACAGCTTCTTTCAGGGTCCTGCTGCCATAGGGCACACCACGTACTTCCGCTCCCAAAAGCTCCATGCGCTGTACGTTGGGCTTTTGTCGCTTCATATCTTCTTCTCCCATGTATACCACACAATCCATGTTCATCAGGGCTGCTGCTGTGGCTGTGGCTACTCCATGCTGACCGGCGCCGGTTTCAGCTATGATCCTGGTTTTGCCCATGCTTCTGGCCAGCAGTATCTGCCCCAGGGTATTATTAATTTTATGCGAGCCGGTATGGTTCAGGTCCTCGCGTTTCAGATAAATTTTTTGCGAAAACTGTTGGGATAAATTACGTGCGAAATAAAGCGGAGAAGGCCTGCCAACGTAATCTTGCAGTAAAGATTTAAATTCATCAGTGATTTTTTTATTTTTTTTAAAGGCCTCAAACGCGCTTTCCAGTTCGTGCAGAGCCGGAATCAGCAGTTCAGGAACGAATTGTCCTCCGTATTTGCCAAAATAATGTTTTTTCATAATTTATTTCATTGTAATATGGGAAAGAAGTTAAAACAAATATTTTTTTTTAAGCTAAACTAATATACAATATAATCAATATGGTAAAAATATTAACAGTTGATGATGCGTATTTTGTCCGGATCAAGCTGAGAAATTTTCTGGAAAGCAAAGGTTTCGAGGTAGTTGAGGCTGGTAACGGGCTGGAAGCTATCAACCAGCTTCAGGCAGAAAAACCGGACATTGTGTTTTGTGATATTACAATGCCGGAGATGGACGGCCTGGAAACCTTAAAAAAACTGAAAGAACTTAATCCGGATGTAAAAGTGGTAATGCTTACCAGTCTGGGAGAACAAACAATACTTATGGAAGCCCTTGCCGCGGGAGCCCTCAATTTTCTGGTTAAACCCTTTGAAGAAGATAAAGTGCTGGAAATTATCAATAGTATTATAAAATAGGGAGTTATACTCGTATTTGAGAAGAGTATATACAATTATGGGAATTTTAGGTAATATTAAAAAAAGATCATAAGGGTTGGGTGCATATTTATGGTAAAAGTGTTAGTGGTTGATGATAAGTATTTTGTGCGTTTGAAAATAAAAACTCTCCTGGAAAAAAATGACTACGTTGTAATAGAAGCCGAAAATGGCGTGGAGGCTGTAAAAGTATACGAATCCGAAAAACCTGAACTGACATTATGCGATATTATTATGCCGGAAATGGATGGAATTTCCGCCCTGAAAAAGATCAGGGAAATCAATCCTCAGGCCAATGTAGTTATGATCACCAGTCTGGGAGAACAGTCAATACTGATGGAGGCATTGTCCACAGGCGCGAAAGAAGTTCTTCTTAAACCCTTTGATGATGAAAAAGTATTGATGATTGTTAAGAAATATACATAAATAACAATAAATATCGATAAATTTTTCTGCTGTTTGTAACGATATATTACTAACTGGAAGAATAAATTTTTAATTTGAGGAGAGGGATATGGATTTTGTAATACACCAGAAAACTCAAAAAATTGTTCACCCCACAGATTATCTGAAATTAATTCATTTGGATAAACAAGTTGCTGTTAAAAGAAACAGTTTCAAACAAATTCCAGACGATGTGGAACTTATGGAAATGACAAAAAACAGTCTGGAACTGTCTAATGTGTTATCTTCGGAAGTAGTAGAAGAATTGTCCGACAAATTGATTTATTATTATTTTCATTTTCTTATCAACAGGGACCAGAAAATAAAAACTCATTTTTATAATGGTTTTATCAAGTTAATGACAGAACTGATAAAAATGGGATACAAGATGAACAGTTTCGGCTTTATTAAAGAAATTTCCTCTGAAAAAAGAAAACATACCGAACAGTTAATGGCTTCTTTAATTGAAAAAATAGAGGCTGACCAGTCTGCTTATCATTATAAGGAAATCAGCAGACTTTATGAGAATGCCAGAATGGAACACACAGCTTATGGCGAGCATATCGAGCCTCTGCTTAATACCATTATACAAAGGCTGCCCGTAGCCTTCTATTAAGGTGAAATATGCGTTATAAAATCGTCAGTATCCACAGGAATAAAGTGTATGAGAGCTGCCAGTCGGTGCAGACCATTGAAGAAAGCTCTGATATTCTCTATCTGATTTATGATTCCAGACATGAAAAAATATTAAAACCTACCGAAAGCAATGTAGAGGTTTATCTGGCTGATCAGATATTTTCTTTTTTTCTGGAGTTCAAGACAGGTTATATATTATTACACTCCGATCCCTGGAAACCCATACCCAATAAAGAATTGAAAGACAGGCTTATGGCTTTAGTCAAAAAAACTTCAGGCGGTAGGTTTGTGATGTTCGCCGATTAGATTGCTGAGTTCTATATAAGTATCAATCTCCAGATCTTCTCCGCGTATTGTTTCCTTTAATTTCATCTTGTTAAAAATTGATAGCAGAATATTTTTATCGGTTTTCATATAGGGTGATTTATTCAGACAATTCAGCAAAGTTTTCCTTTTTCCCCAGAACGCGCTGCGAATTATGGCGTTATACACTGATATATCCTTTATTCTTGTCAGAAATTCTTTGGCAGGTGTGATTTGAATATAAGCTGAATCTACATTGGGTACGGGATAAAAAGAATTTCTGGAGACATTAAACAGTTTTTTCACTTTGGCCCTGGTCTGGCAGAATATAGCCAGTGAACTGTAATCTTTTTCTCCGGGCCGGGCTGTTATCCGTTGAGCGATTTCCTTTTGGACCATCAGGTACATGTCTTTAAGCAGAGGGTATTGCAAACATTTTTCAATTATCGGGGTGGTAATATAGTAAGGGATATTGGCAACAACAATAAAAGCTTTATCTATAGTAAAGTCACTTTCCAGAAAATCCTGCAAAAAAAGCTGTACGTGCTTATAATTTTGTAATCTGGTTCTGGCTTGTTCATAAACCAGCCGGTCTATCTCATAACTGTATATAGGTGTCTCAATATTTTGGGCCAGAATTTCTGTAAGCAGGCCGCTGCCTGTACCGATTTCCAGGACCGGATAATTCCTGGGAATAACCCCTATAATTTTTTCTCTGATATTTTTATCAAAAAGAAAATTTTGCCCCAGACTTTTTTTCACGCCTCACCC
Proteins encoded in this region:
- a CDS encoding AEC family transporter, whose amino-acid sequence is MTLIPTILILSAWTFLGFLSGWQKWFPKQIFFILNKIVFILLLPLFIFVSTVNNFNYNYFLSNIIIIFGQCFFVVPAALLVLFFYSRTEKKFVFNILAFQNAGYLPLPVLLAFPNNHELLLLLFLFLVGFNLIIFSLGYWIMNKKTHISEIINPPITATILSFALVIADHFFTFLPDAQSLQPLLAPLAKIISILFFPILFFVFGGFIADQYQHLKNLDLILHLKISISKYLLFPLLVIMLKPFVSADIFTILFIQSLMPPAMNLLTIPEKEKDILTMNNYLFAQYLVFILLVIPAFLVIQWLFK
- the trpA gene encoding tryptophan synthase subunit alpha — its product is MNNDVIPYILAGYPDLNTTIQLLKFCQETGIRYIELGIPFSDPSADGPVIQEAAEKASHTFAMQDLYEALKLNENRFPDLQITVMTYANPLYAYGLKKFIKNFSELKIVRGLLIPDLPFNESGFIKPYLNKNSKIKSVWMISENLDDSTLKAIVNSADYYLYLMSYLGTTGNSISDMSRLKTTIKKVRSIKKIPIAMGFGIRNKKDVEAALEIADGAIVGTSIIKSLKDGISKTELFIQSLIP
- the trpB gene encoding tryptophan synthase subunit beta gives rise to the protein MKKHYFGKYGGQFVPELLIPALHELESAFEAFKKNKKITDEFKSLLQDYVGRPSPLYFARNLSQQFSQKIYLKREDLNHTGSHKINNTLGQILLARSMGKTRIIAETGAGQHGVATATAAALMNMDCVVYMGEEDMKRQKPNVQRMELLGAEVRGVPYGSRTLKEAVTETFKDWISNLRNTYYLLGSAMGPAPYPEIVRYFQSIIGREAKKQIRLKEKKLPDYVIACVGGGSNAIGIFSAFIKDPAVRLIGVEAGGQGEKMGQHCATLGKGHPGIFQGSFSYLLSTPTGQISPTHSISAGLDYPGVGPEHSFLKDKHRAEYVSVSDKEAEKAFHLLTEKEGIMPALESSHALAYTFKLAEKIKKNSIIVVNLSGRGDKDMGIILGDK
- a CDS encoding response regulator yields the protein MVKILTVDDAYFVRIKLRNFLESKGFEVVEAGNGLEAINQLQAEKPDIVFCDITMPEMDGLETLKKLKELNPDVKVVMLTSLGEQTILMEALAAGALNFLVKPFEEDKVLEIINSIIK
- a CDS encoding response regulator; the protein is MVKVLVVDDKYFVRLKIKTLLEKNDYVVIEAENGVEAVKVYESEKPELTLCDIIMPEMDGISALKKIREINPQANVVMITSLGEQSILMEALSTGAKEVLLKPFDDEKVLMIVKKYT
- the rsmA gene encoding 16S rRNA (adenine(1518)-N(6)/adenine(1519)-N(6))-dimethyltransferase RsmA; protein product: MKKSLGQNFLFDKNIREKIIGVIPRNYPVLEIGTGSGLLTEILAQNIETPIYSYEIDRLVYEQARTRLQNYKHVQLFLQDFLESDFTIDKAFIVVANIPYYITTPIIEKCLQYPLLKDMYLMVQKEIAQRITARPGEKDYSSLAIFCQTRAKVKKLFNVSRNSFYPVPNVDSAYIQITPAKEFLTRIKDISVYNAIIRSAFWGKRKTLLNCLNKSPYMKTDKNILLSIFNKMKLKETIRGEDLEIDTYIELSNLIGEHHKPTA